ACTTCGTTCCTCAGCATCAAGTAGCAAGTCCTCGATAACAGTACTTTTCAACTGAATAATTATTCAACATATTTATTACAATCTAGAGAATTTACACTTTATAACGATCAAATTTATGATGCTTATTTTTTTGTGTCAGATTTTATCCTCTAAAAATATTATGGAGATCAGTATTTCTCCGAAATTATCGTAGCTAATTTAGGAATTTCATTATTACATGAAATTCTATCAAAAGTATATTTTATAGAGTTAATCTGATTTTTAACTCTTTTTTGAGAAAAAAGAGTTGTTAGAAAATGATATTATATGATGTAATAAAATTATAAAATTTTATCGTTTAACAAATGAAACAGAAAGTGAGTATCTTCAATTTCTGAAGAATACAGCAACTTCATAACAGATAATTTTCAGAATATAGATTCTCAGGAGTGAGCATTGAAATATATTAGTCATCACGAAAATAATAGAGAAATCTATCACCCTCTTCAATGCAAACTTAATCTTTAATCACTTGATCTTTAATAATTCTAAAGCTAATTTGTTCATAAAAATGGACAGAGAATGATAAGGCAAAAACTAAACGAAAATTTCTTACAGTTAACAAATGAGATGATTGACGCCTTTTCTATAATCATAGATCCAGACAAAATTTTGGATTACGCAGTAGGTAGAATAAAAGACTATTTCCAACTAAACAATATTACACTTGTAAAAATAAATGATATCGACTCTTCTTCAGATAAAACAAACATAGTCATCAACATTAATTCTAGATTATATAATTGGTTTGTCACAAATGAAAAAGAATTAGAAGTAAAAAAAAATTATCTTGGAGTGTATATTGATGAGGAGTTGAAGCAGATTGAGAATCGTATAAAATTTCAATCAAGGCTAATAATTCCCTTAATATCCCATAATACGCTCACCGCTTTAGTTTTTATAGGTGAAAATCCCATTAATGATGATGTTAAAAAAATTATTACTTTACTTAAACTAGCTTCATTATCATTTCAGAACAGCTGTAGAATTTTAAATGAAAGAAAAATTCTTGAGGAAAAATTTTTAAATGATAAAATGATCACTTTAGGTAGAGCAGCGTCATCAATCGCACATGAAATTAAAAACCCTTTGACATCTATCCGAAGTACTATTCAGTTAATTGGTTCTTTTATAGAGGATTCTGAGATCAAATCACTTTCCATAAATTTATTATCCGAAGTTGATCGTATAACTAAAATCACCTCCTCACTAAATGATTATACAAAAGAACAATTGATCTATTCAGAGCGAAAACCTTTACTAGATATTCTAACAAGTCTTGAGAGTCAGTACTCTACTTTACTCAAGAATGAGAAGATTAGCCTAGAAATTGAAACTGCTAATTATCTAATAGATTATGATTTTGATAAATTGAAGCAGGTTTTTATAAACCTTTTCGAGAATAGCATTCATGCTATCAAAGATTCAAAGAAAAAGAAAATTATAATCTCTTCAGATACAAAAGATGGAAATCTTTGCATTAAATTCATTGATTCTGGGATAGGAATCGACAAGAATGATTTAAAGCAAATTTTTGATCCATTCTTTACAAAAAAGAAACTTGGTACTGGATTGGGATTAACAATAGTAAAGAAGATTCTTGATAAACATAAATTCCACTGTGAAGTACGATCAAAAATCGATGTTGGGACAGAAATTATTATAACTATACCGGAAGATTTATGGGAAAACTTGTAATTGTTGATGATGAAAGTAACATACTAAAGATTTTATCTATCTTATTTAAAAGCAATGGATTTGATGTTCATACTTATAGCAGTGGAGAGGAGATTCTCCTTTCTGAATGTGCTACAAATTTTGATGTTGCTATCCTTGACTTACAACTCCCTGGTATATCTGGAATAGATTTGATGGATAAACTAAAAAAAGTAAATAAAAATGCTCAATTTATATTTATTACTGCTCATGGAGATTTTAAAACTGCAGTTGAAGCTATAAAGAGAGGTGCATATAATTTTATTTCAAAACCATTTGATAATGATGAACTTGTAGGATATGTAAATGCAGCAATGAGTATTAAGAATCTTTATAATCAACTTGATAGTTATGAAAATCAAATCGACCCTTTTGCTAAGATTATCGGTCAATCTTCATCCCTCAAAAAAGTTGTACATCTGGCTGAAAAAGCTGCAATGACAGATATAACACTGCTTGTAACCGGTGAATCTGGAACAGGAAAAGAGCTTTTTGTCAGAGCAATTCATGAAAAATCTGATAGAGCAAAACACCCTTTTATTGCTGTAAACTGTTCCGCAATTCCAGGGACACTTTTTGAAAGCGAATTTTTTGGACACAAAAAAGGAAGTTTCACCGGTGCTTTAAATGATAGGAAAGGGAAATTCATTGAAGCAGGAAAAGGTACTTTATTTCTAGATGAAGTTGGTGAGATTCCTATGGAATTTCAAGCAAAACTTTTAAGAAGTATTGAGTACGGAGAGATTACTCCACTAGGAGATAATAAAATTTATAGATCTGAAGCAAGAATAGTCGCAGCAACAAACAAAAATCTGCAAGAACTTGTAAAGGAAGGTAAATTTAGAGAAGATCTTTTTTATAGGTTGAATATAATAAATATCAATATTCCGCCACTTAAAGATAGAACTGACGATGTAAGATTGCTAGCTATATGGTATGCAAAAAATTTTGGTGCAGAAAATATAAGTGACAAAGCTATGAAATTATTAACTTCATATCATTGGCCAGGAAATATTAGAGAACTGAAAAACCAAATTCAAAGAGCGTCTATTTTATGTAATAAAATTATCCAACCTGAAGATTTGACTTTGGAAAGTAACGAAATCGAAATTTCAGGTATTAGTCATGGTTTTAACTTAGAAGAACATATAAATAATTACGAAAAAAATTATATTTTGAAAGCAATGGAAATTTCAGGAAATAACAAAATAAAGGCAGCTGAAATTCTTGGTTTAACATATAGAGTTTTCAATTATAAGTATGATAAATACGTAAAAGAAAACTAGATTTAGCAAAACTCCTATATTTAGAGGCATATTTATAGTTACTTATAAGTATCATCCTTCCAGGCATCACTTGTTTTTAATCTTTCTTCTGGAGTTATTAAGCTTTTTATTCTTATTCCAAAATTTTCAGCAATTACAACAACCTCACCAGTTGCAAACTTTCTATCGTTTACAAAAAGATCAACAGGTTCACCTTGTAGTTTTGGAAGTTCAACTACTTCACCAGGTGTTAATTTAAGAATATCTCTAATAAACATTTTTTTTCTGCCTAATTCTACCGTAACAGGTAGTCTTACATCCATTAAAACACCAAGATCTCTTCCTCCACTGACTGTTCCCATCATATTGGAGCCAATTTCAGGAAAATCAAGCTCAGTTTGAGTATTATCTTCTTCCACACCACCAGAAGAGAAATCTGTAATCGTTTTGATAATATTTTCAAAAGTATCTGATTTTATAACTAGAAAATACTCGCTATCATCCAAAATGGTGATTCCATAATGAACCATCAGATTATCATCTGTTAAATCATCTTTTATATCGTTTATATCTATTACTTGACCAATTACCTCCGTAAATGTAATTGTAAATTCAAAAACACCTGTAAGTTCAGTCGCTGTAGCACCTAGTATTTGATTGGTAATTTCTTGAATAGCATCCATATGTTCCATTTCATCAAATTCAGCATCACCTTCACCCATTAGCATTTTATCAGCAATTTGAGCGACAGTAGATTTTGCAATTAGAATAAACATATCTCCGGAAAAGCCATCTTTAAACGAGAAATCAAGCCTAACCATAGAAGTACCAAGAGAATTGTGTATAGTTGGCTCATGTACAAGAGTATCAGCTTTTTTCTTTAATACGATGTTTTCGTTGATACTGGTAGATATTACGTTATCAGCTTTTTCCTTGATAATTGAAGATATTGTCTTCAGTATCTCTTTTTTATCATCAGTAAATTCTTCTACTCGCATATTTTCTCTCCTCATCAGGGGTAAGCTGTCTTATAAACTCGATTGCCTTTCTTGTGCCTTCGACACCAGGGCGAACAAAAAACTTAGGTTTACTATCAATATTTACAATTGAAGGATCAGAGATTGCCTTATCCAGTTCAATTACATCTCCAATTTTTAGATCAAGAAAATCACCCACTCTAAGTTCTGTTCTTGCAAACTCCACAGTCATTTCTACTTCTGAATATTTAATATAATCTTCTATTATATTAATACTTTTTTTAGTAATATTTTCTTGGGTTTTCCAGCTCGTAGCGGTCATTTTTTCCAAAATTGGATCTATGACTGCACTTGGGAAACAAATATTTATATTAAATACATCTTCCTTGATTGATATATCCAAAGTGATCAATGCTACAACATCTGTCGGTGGAGCAATATTAACGAAATTTGGATTTGTTTCAAAACCATTAAACTGAAAATTTAGACCAGGCATGATATTTTTAAATGCTTCTTTCAAAGCTAGAAAACAGTTTTGCATAATTCTAAGCATAATATTTTCTTCAATAGGGGAAACGGGTCTTGGTAACTCCATAGATCTACCCATACCACCCAAAAGTCTTTCTACCAGAAAAAACACGAAGGAAGGCTGAACTTCTATTGAAGCCATCGCCTTTAGTTTATCCAAAAATAATTTATACATACAGGTAGGCTCAGAGACCGATAAAAGATAATCAGAATAACTTACAGTAGATATGTCCGATATGGCAATATCCACCATACTTTTTAAAGTAGTTTGAAGATAAGTTTGAAATGAGGTACTGAAAATCTGGAAAATTTGTTTCAACTGCCTTTTGTGGTCAGCATTCAATTTTTGAGGATTTTTCCAATCGTATAAATACTCAATTACCTTCTGTTTTACTCCGAGCTGTTCAATGTCTTTACCCTTCTGGGCATCATTCAAAAGGGCATCTATTTCTTCTTGTGATAGGACCTTAGCCATCAGAAACCTCTATTGAATAATATACGTCGGAAAAGAAATTTTCATGACTTTAGATTTTTTCAAAATCTTATTCATCATCTTTAAAATTCTTTCTTTCATTTCATCTCTATTTTTTGGATCGCCAAGATATGGGATATCTTTTGTTGCCAGATAATAATTTACACTATCTCTGATAATAATCTCTTTTGAAGTGATCTCTTCTATGGCTGTACCTAAAGGTTTAACCTGCATTCCTATCTTTACAACAAGGATTCTCAATCTTCCTTTTCCATCTGATATTCCACTTGGATTTACAGTAAGTCCTTCTAAAGTATAAAATTCATAATTTGGAACACCTTCAACAGTATTTGGGATCATATCCTCTTCATCTGAAAATTCGTCGTCTTCAACATCACCACTTTTAACTTTAACTTTTTCACTTTTTTTGGTCGTATCCTCCTTTGGAAGTATCTGACCATTATTTATGTATAAGGCAGATAATAAAGCAGCAATTACCAAAAAGGGTAATACAGCCAAAAATATGATTAAATTTTTATTGCTTGTTCCTTCTGCCATCAGTTTTCTCCGTCAAGATTAATTTTCTCTTTGCTTTTCCTCTGAATTTTTCTTTCCAGATAAATTTCTACTCGTCTGTTTTTTGCCCTACCCTCTCTTGTATTATTTGGAGCAATTGGTCTGTATTCTCCATAACCAGTAGCTGAAAATATAGCAGGATCAATATCACTTACGCTTTGCATATACTTAACCACAG
This Candidatus Delongbacteria bacterium DNA region includes the following protein-coding sequences:
- a CDS encoding GHKL domain-containing protein, whose protein sequence is MIRQKLNENFLQLTNEMIDAFSIIIDPDKILDYAVGRIKDYFQLNNITLVKINDIDSSSDKTNIVININSRLYNWFVTNEKELEVKKNYLGVYIDEELKQIENRIKFQSRLIIPLISHNTLTALVFIGENPINDDVKKIITLLKLASLSFQNSCRILNERKILEEKFLNDKMITLGRAASSIAHEIKNPLTSIRSTIQLIGSFIEDSEIKSLSINLLSEVDRITKITSSLNDYTKEQLIYSERKPLLDILTSLESQYSTLLKNEKISLEIETANYLIDYDFDKLKQVFINLFENSIHAIKDSKKKKIIISSDTKDGNLCIKFIDSGIGIDKNDLKQIFDPFFTKKKLGTGLGLTIVKKILDKHKFHCEVRSKIDVGTEIIITIPEDLWENL
- a CDS encoding sigma-54-dependent Fis family transcriptional regulator, producing MGKLVIVDDESNILKILSILFKSNGFDVHTYSSGEEILLSECATNFDVAILDLQLPGISGIDLMDKLKKVNKNAQFIFITAHGDFKTAVEAIKRGAYNFISKPFDNDELVGYVNAAMSIKNLYNQLDSYENQIDPFAKIIGQSSSLKKVVHLAEKAAMTDITLLVTGESGTGKELFVRAIHEKSDRAKHPFIAVNCSAIPGTLFESEFFGHKKGSFTGALNDRKGKFIEAGKGTLFLDEVGEIPMEFQAKLLRSIEYGEITPLGDNKIYRSEARIVAATNKNLQELVKEGKFREDLFYRLNIININIPPLKDRTDDVRLLAIWYAKNFGAENISDKAMKLLTSYHWPGNIRELKNQIQRASILCNKIIQPEDLTLESNEIEISGISHGFNLEEHINNYEKNYILKAMEISGNNKIKAAEILGLTYRVFNYKYDKYVKEN
- the fliN gene encoding flagellar motor switch protein FliN produces the protein MRVEEFTDDKKEILKTISSIIKEKADNVISTSINENIVLKKKADTLVHEPTIHNSLGTSMVRLDFSFKDGFSGDMFILIAKSTVAQIADKMLMGEGDAEFDEMEHMDAIQEITNQILGATATELTGVFEFTITFTEVIGQVIDINDIKDDLTDDNLMVHYGITILDDSEYFLVIKSDTFENIIKTITDFSSGGVEEDNTQTELDFPEIGSNMMGTVSGGRDLGVLMDVRLPVTVELGRKKMFIRDILKLTPGEVVELPKLQGEPVDLFVNDRKFATGEVVVIAENFGIRIKSLITPEERLKTSDAWKDDTYK
- the fliM gene encoding flagellar motor switch protein FliM encodes the protein MAKVLSQEEIDALLNDAQKGKDIEQLGVKQKVIEYLYDWKNPQKLNADHKRQLKQIFQIFSTSFQTYLQTTLKSMVDIAISDISTVSYSDYLLSVSEPTCMYKLFLDKLKAMASIEVQPSFVFFLVERLLGGMGRSMELPRPVSPIEENIMLRIMQNCFLALKEAFKNIMPGLNFQFNGFETNPNFVNIAPPTDVVALITLDISIKEDVFNINICFPSAVIDPILEKMTATSWKTQENITKKSINIIEDYIKYSEVEMTVEFARTELRVGDFLDLKIGDVIELDKAISDPSIVNIDSKPKFFVRPGVEGTRKAIEFIRQLTPDEERKYASRRIY
- a CDS encoding flagellar basal body-associated FliL family protein — protein: MAEGTSNKNLIIFLAVLPFLVIAALLSALYINNGQILPKEDTTKKSEKVKVKSGDVEDDEFSDEEDMIPNTVEGVPNYEFYTLEGLTVNPSGISDGKGRLRILVVKIGMQVKPLGTAIEEITSKEIIIRDSVNYYLATKDIPYLGDPKNRDEMKERILKMMNKILKKSKVMKISFPTYIIQ